Genomic DNA from Loxodonta africana isolate mLoxAfr1 chromosome 27, mLoxAfr1.hap2, whole genome shotgun sequence:
gggctgaagggcccacgttCCCCGCAGCTGGgtgctctgagtgggctgaagggccccggttccccgcagttgggctctctgagtgggctgaagggcccacgttCCCCGCAGCTGGGTGCTCTGGGCTGAAGGGCCCcggttccccgcagttgggcgctctgagtgggctgaaggacCCACGTTCCCCGCAGCTGGGTGCTCTGGGCTGAAGGGCCCcggttccccgcagttgggcgctctgagtgggctgaaggtccccggttccccgcagttgggcgctctgagtgggctgaagggcccacgttCCCCGCAGCTGGGTGCTCTGGGCTGAAGGGCCCcggttccccgcagttgggcgctctgagtgggctgaagggcccaggttccccgcaggtgggcgctctgagtgggctgcagggcccaggttccctgcaggtgggcgctctgagcgggctgaaggACCCAGGTTtcccgcaggtgggcgctctgagtgggctgcagggcccaggttcaccgcagttgggcgctctgagtgtgctgaagggcccaggttccccgcagttgggcgctctgagtgggctgaagggcccaggttcaccgcagttgggcgctctgagtgggctgaagggacCCAGAGATTCGTTACAAAGGTAAAAATGTTCTAAGCAGCTGGGCGCTGGTGGAGCAGATCTAAATGAGACACTTAACTGGTGACTGGTGAATTGTGAGGAAGGAAATGCCTGCAGTGAACTGCGGACTAGGTCAGCACACTGAGATTCTTGTTCAAGAAGACAGGAttttgtggggggtgggggggggtggggggtcgcTGTGAACTGAGGCTTTTCTGGGGCTGTTCAAGAGGGAAATTAGTTATTTTCTGCATGTTACTGGGCTGTAGGGTGAAGGCAAGGTCTAAATTAAGCCTCTTCAGACTTCCTCAGTTCTTTGAAAAGGGTGTGTTCGAAGAAGACCATTTGGCTGGCAGAAGAGGGATGTGTGGGGAGGGAATATCTCCTGTAAACCACGCTTTGAAAAGGGGAGGTGCCTGCAGGAGTTTCAGAGCAGATTAAAACTGCAGGGTATCCCCTACCTCTCTTCTCCATTTCCGCAGACCTGCAATACGAAGGGCATAGTGTACATCCTTATAGTGAAACATAAAAAGTCCCTTCAGTTTTCCAGTGGTTAACTAGTGTTAATTTTACTGTATTCTGGCGTTTGAATGTAATTCACTTAGAATTTATTCTGGCATGAGATTGACAAAGATTTATATTTACCTGATTCCTTGGAGACACCCTGATACCTTTTCAAAGCCGTTTTATTCCTCTTCTCCCTACAAATTTGTTTCTTTAGGAAACACTGTGATTTTCAAACATGTAAGTCATACTCCAGAGATGgtttatccaataagcaaggtacacacgggtttacttgtgcctacctactaatctgtagtcaaaattttccctgtttttcaccacatcaaaggtgTGATGAAACCcccgtgaaattgttcactactgaTTCGTGAGTAAACACAATTAACCCTGTTGTACACCTTGCTTCCTGGCTAATCCACCCTTGCATACTGGCAAAATGTCTATACTTGATAGGCAATCAATTAGCttggcaagttaaaaaaaaaattgaagagggaGCACTTGGATCTgttagagagatgagaactctgAGGTGAATGGAAGTAAAAGAAGTTGCTGCGAAGCTCAAGCTCGCTGGGAACAACTGTCCCTAGTAAAGTGAAATATAGGTTGTCGGCTAATAGTTTGGAACACAAAGCAAATTATTAGGAATAACTTCAAATTTTGTCTAAAATTTTTAAGTTGGTGATGGTGAGGGAAGGAATTCTGGAGTTTGAGAGAGGTGGTATAACTTGAAAAAGTATATGCTtttagatctaaaaaaaaaaaaaaatgtcatttttgtcaTGCAGGGAGTCCCCGGATTAAGAAGGAGCtccgttcctaaatctgtctttaagttgaatttgtacataagccggaacagttaggtacagtttgtaTCTAATGTTAGTTAACCAGATGTTTGTCTTAGCACGTAGTGTTCCTTTTGTAGACATAAAAAGCATTATAGAATCATTTCCAGATATACTCAAATATCTTTAACATGATAATATGGTGATAATAAGAGTGTTTTAATGCTCTttgcaaagtagcacctgtttATTATTACGAGCCATTgtatatacctcaaatttttaatataaataggctttatggggattggtttgtaactacaggttgCATGTTAGTGGGACGTTTGtaactggggactgcctgtgaaAACTACACAAAGGGCGTGCAGTTCTTACGTTCACCTGTGGAAGGGGCTGTGAAAAGGTTGAAAAACACTGATCAGGTTAAGCAAGGGAAACCAGGAAGATTGGCAGGCTGAGTGCATCTTGAGGGACGCAGCATGTATTAGTGACCTATAGCACAAGAGTTTACTCTCTGAATCAATGAAAGCTCAGTAGTGTTACTttcaaaacaataacaaaatcatttccttcctgtcctttctgtcccttgggttaGGCACGGGGAGGATGGAGAGTGAATGAAAAATTAGAGTCCGACTTGCATGCCTAAGCAGTAGTATCCCTTGAGAAGGATCTGTGTCACATTGTGTACatgtaagagccttcacattgGGAGGGGTCTGAGAACCTTCCTTAGGATGTAAGGTAGAGCTAGATAGCATAGCTACAGGTGGGGGCTGGGAGTGCTGTTATCTGATAGTGAAGCAGTGGGGGAAAAGGAGGGCCAGGAAATGTTGAATTCAGTGAGGCTCTTGCATTTGCAAGATCGAGGAGGCATTTCCAGGCAGAAGTGCCTCATTGTTGGCCAGCCTGGCTTTGCTTTACATGGCTTCCAGACGACCTGCCAGTCACAGTGGAGGCTCCTGTGGAGGTTACACATCTCAGATGGTAGCTTATGCTTAtgatgtgctctagaaaagaaagggTCCCAAGGACGGAAATCTAGGCTGCCATTCCTGTCACCCATAGGCTTCCAGAAAGCAGATTGTGCCCTCCCTACCAGCAGGTGGCACTGCTGTCTCTGGgaattcctggaggaggtgaaataatggagctggcaaaccaGCAGTGTGTAGCCTCTAGTCTACAGGATCTTGAGAGGCTTTGTGAGATCTCAGTCAAAGAGATGCTCAAAGAAAATACTTGTGAAAGCCAAATTGTTTACGTAAGTTTGAAATAATGGGTTTTGTGGAGACTGAGGGATGGTTGTGGTTACTTtgctaggggtgtgtgtgtgtgtgtgtgtttttgcgtGTGTAGTGGGGGAGAAGGTGGGATGTAACCTAACAATTAAGCATCATAATACAGGTTTTGAATTTTGGGTTGCATAAATTGGGTAATTGAACCTGAAGTTGAAATCATGATTCAATTAAAATTCCCCATAACTTCATAGTTTCTAATTCGTTGCATGTAAACCTAGCCTACACACATGGGTGGGATTCTGGAAACATACATGTGACTTTTAAACCTGATCAATATCCAGTAATTATAAACCTTGAAGGTAGGCGTGACAGTACTAGTAAAAATAATGTTGGTTAATTAGTCAGTATACTTCAGGGCTGGCACAGAAGGCAGGTCAAAGTTATTCTGAAATCAGGTTTTTCTAGAACTTGGAAGTTTCTAATAAGTATGGATTTTCTTAAATTCTGTCCCTTTGAGATTGTATTCACAACCCAAAACTTGAACATTGGTTTTATTGACCTCACGAGCCAGggttcattcatccattctctTTTCTGAAATAACTAGATGGCTGTTCTTTGAGGTGAATTTTGTAGACATGATGTTTGAGGGAGATGGGTGCTGTTTCCAGTGAAGGGGAGGTTACAGTGTATAATGAGGACCTCAGCTTTGACCCTGACCCAGGTAGAGTACACTGCCTTTGATGCCAGTACGCCAGTCACCTGCTTCCTCTTTCAGTTCGTATTCTATGTTCAGCTTATTGAAGgtttatttctgtctctcttcaaATGAACTGATGAGCTTGTTTTACTACCGATGACGAATCCTAAAATTCTGTTGGTGCTACCTCAACAttgttagtcattaaaaaaaaaaaaaatttagggagatgcaaatcaaaaccagaaagacataccacctcacccccagtAGAATggctataacaaaaaaaaaaaaaaggaaaatacaggtgtttgcaaggatgtggagaatttGGAACCTCattcattactggtgggaatgcaaaatgccaTAGTCggtgtggaaaacagtttggtggttcctcaaaaaatttcAGTGTAGAGCTATCATAtgagccagcagttcgaatcctaaGCATATGGctcaaagaattgaaagcagggttgcaaacagtacctaacaacaataacagcaatgaccctcagaggaaggcagggtattttacagatggggaaatcaaGACTCAGAGTTGTTAAGTAACTAAGGCAAGGTTACTGTGCTTGTGTCTTATCCCAAATTACTTGCTCTAAACCTaatgtagccagaatgctcattagaagtgaggatagcaaaacttcatctcacatgctttggacatatgaTCGGGAGGGTCGAGCCcctgaagaacatcatgcttgggaaaatagaaggtcaccaaaaaagaggaaagccctctatgagatggattgacacagtgactgaaacagtgggctcaaacacagcaatgattgtgaggatggcacagtaccaggcagtgtttcattctgttgtacacagggtctctctgagtcagaattgacggcacctaacaacaacaacaacaaacgtaATGCTGTCTTCCTGGTTGGGCTGGAGTCAGCCTTGTACAACAGAGATTCCTGGCTGCGGAGCAGTCTGTGTGGATAGCTCTAGCCCGCATAATGTGAGTGGAAGTGGGAGGTACTGAGATCCATTTCTAGGGAAGAGAGACAAACTTAACAAGGTAACTCCCATGTAGCTCCTCCATTGTGTTTTCCACTCCTAGCTGGCTTGAAAGGAGTGAAGTCCCCAGAACAACCTTGGTCTTTGAGGGGAAGGggagattggtgtaggcacaggtatctggttgcagaagggggtcacgctctgaacaaggtagggggctgccAGCCGtccccccgagtgtctgtgaggaaagtgtgtccctgttccctagaatgcaGAGttcggtgggttctgcagctggaccacgGGCAccgaatgcttttggttgtaaggactggtaggaatgacttacccttggacccctgtcgtgggtggctaggtgacatgggtggagccaccagtcctcaggcccctgatgtaggtaggtgaagaccctgtttaagaGGCAAAGagttgtcaaacatcaaaaacccacctctccaccacacagctgagacTGGtaaagtcagatctcaagcagATGCACCGTTGCGGtataccaacaagggcctaatctgaaatgggcccacacagctccatgcaggagttaaaggtattcaaagttcacggaccatttgtgcctggacaggagccgcttctgtcctgagctccccagcttagtggagctggcagattatcttttcccccaaggccgggagaatggctcagggtgtgcatcaggacctatctcaggcccagggaaatcaatggccactgaagctggcttggtggcttgggggcacggtaaaataaacgcaagtacttagcttttgccaagagagcTGTTCTTCTGTGGTttgggaggtgtgagtagactgtgcggctggctgtctctccctgaggaaaccacgtcCTGAATGCCACCTCCAGCCCTGCTGCAGTTGCTCTGGGGGATTGTGCCTGAGGGGCACTGGTTCCTGCCGAGTCAGGTCTAGCAACTCCTTGCAGCTTCTGACCCATGTCTCcgtccccctgccactcagtctgacttctgaactttgcctttggtgttcagggatcctcccttgtcatatatataaccatttcacttgtttttttttaggtctttgttgtaagagggatcctggaagcatctgactattccaccatcttggccccgcctcacccCAGAGCAACCTTAGAAATTGTTTCAGAGGTGGCAAGACTTGTCAGCCTGGGTCCCTGGATCACTGCATTGAGGAGGCCCACCTCAGTGACAGACCTTTCACCTGTCCAGTATGTGTACAGGAGCTAGAAGTAAACTTTTATTTTGAGCTTGAGCCATTATCTGTGTTTGGGTCTATTTCTTAAGCACTTAGCCAACTTTAACAAATACACTCGAGCAGTGACTTAGTAATTGAAGTCGTGGGTTTGTTGGCCTAAtgcattcattcctttttttgtCTCTGGCAGTTGGTGATTGATTGATCGTGGTCCAGCATGCAGAAGCGAGTGAGTGGTGAAAAGCAGCAGAGCTGATGGATTGTGAAGATGTGTTTGAAGGCTGTCACACTCTCTACTTCAGGGTAAGGCAAAGGCAGTGGCTGCCACTGTTACTCTGACTTTGCCAGGTCATAGGGACTCTTGTCTCTCCAGCCTCTTGGAGTTAGTGCAATGGGATACCCTGCCTGTGAAAGGTTCCCAAAGCCTctgttgattcaactcatagacACCATGCCAGTGAATAATTGTGAAGAGAAAaccattaggttttgggtgatagGATGGAATTCATTATGTGGGTGGAAATATCTCAGGCATCATTAGGGATTTATTGACATGAGACATGATTTTCCTAGAACCAGGGAAGGGTTGTTGGGCCTTCCTGAGGTGTGTTGTCGAGAATGGAACCAGGTCTGATTGCCCTTTTCCTGTACCATATCAGGTTGTTAGCTCTGCCAGCTCACATTCCCTCAACCACCATCCTCCTTCTCTGTGGATCACTTTCCTTAGCTGTTCTTTTGTTAATTACTTTTTCTAGAAAGGAAACAGCTTGCCAAAGAGTTGAGGATTCCAGGTTTGGTGGATAATAGCATCAGCAAAGCACGTGGTTCTGCCAGTTCCACTTTATCCTTCATCAGTGGCAGTCACATGTCCATTTACTCATCTATTTACAGTTCCTAGTGAatcaggcaaggagccctggtggcgcaaagattaagcacttggctgctaaccataaggttggcagttcaaacccacataccagctgggagaaagacctgggaatctgatggcacctaacaacagtgaatCAGGCATTGGCATTGGGAACCTTATGACCAAGGCTGGCTTTGAGCTCTCATTTGTGCTGACGATGTTTGAGGCCAGAAGGACAAAGTCACTGTTTGGTGTACCCTTCTGAGAGTCCAAGCGGAAGCCTTGGAAGAAGGAGTAGAAAAGATACCACATCTTGTTGAGCTCTCCAGCTTCTGCAGCTTGAACTCAAAGCAGACTCCTTGAAGAGAAAATTACAACTAATAGAAATCTAGGCAGAGCCAAGGATGGTTAGGAAAGAGGGACAGGGAGTGAAAAATTAAGAACGAAAAATTGTATTCAGCTTAAAAACTGGTTGGAGTGTTGTTTTCAGCTTAGGATAGTAATTTGGAGCCCTTACTAGATAATGTCCCTTTGCCCAGCCTCAGACAGAGGGCAGCAAGAAAAGTTGATGTCCTTAGGTGCCTCACATGGCTCGGTAATGAATGTAATTTACTGAGCGAAACAGACAAGTAGGGGCTGTAGATCTCTGGAGTTTCCCATCAATGTACATCATTACTGCTGTGGAGTGAAGCATGTGTGTGGGGATGAGCAAAGCAGAGAAAAGGCAGCTGCAAGAGCATGTCAGCAACTGAAGAATCCAGGTGAGCAGCCAGGCACAGGCAGACCACAGCTCAGGGGATGGAGGTTGCCAAGGAAAGGAGCTGGTCTTTGCCAGGTTTTCTCAATAAAGGAAGAGAGTTGGGCTTTGTGAGCTCTACTCATGTTCCTCTATGGCTCCCTATATcgtctgttttaaaaaaaaaaaaaaaaaatttttttttttagagtaactaaaaagtatttttttttttaagtataacatGTCAGAAATAGCACTTGACTAAAAAAGGGGGGCATGTGTAAATGCTGTACAATGATAAAATTGTAGAGTAAGCCATTCTTTAACTATCAATTAGGGGGCGAAGAACGTAGTCCTAGAGATTAGGTCAATGCAGTTGACATTTTGATCCAGACAGTTCTTGTTtgttgcgggggcggggggaagggggAGTTGTTGTAGGACGTTTAGCAGCATCACTGGCCTCTGCTCactggatgccagtagcactGCCCCCCTCCCgaattgtgacaatcaaaaatgtctccagacgtgGCAGATGTCTGCCTGAGGGGGGAGGGGCACCCAAAGAGCCCCAGGTGAGAGTGACTCCAGTGGGAGATACAGGAATTTAATCTTACTCTGAGTTTCTCTGGGAttgtattttaatgatttaacCTCATTGTGCCTCAGTTTCACTACCTGTAGACACAGTGTAAGGAAGTAATGTGCATAGTACTGCGTGGCAACTAGGGGGTTGTGTAAGTGCTCAGAAACAATACCTGTCTCCCCACATTTCCAAGACCCAAAGATCACTCTTAATCTTTGTGATGGCAGTAAGTGAGGGGCAGTGGGAATTTGGAGAAGGGTAAAGGCTTAGTGGTGTGGGAAATGGTGAACAGCAGTGGCATCTGAGTTTATTTGAAGGCATCCTGTCCTAGTTTATTGTGACAGTGTATTCTGAATGAAGGCTTTCTtttggagaggaaagaaaggggagggtggaggaggcaggaaggaggctGTTGAGAAGAGCAGTCAGGAAAGTGCACTTTGTGGGGCTATCTCAGACCGTGGAAGTGACTCTTGTATAATTGGACCAGAGGACACAGAGAAGTGACCCCCCAAATCAAAGtgtcttttcaaatgactgctgaTCCTGAAGAGTTGTTGCCGGTGATTAATGCAGACCAGAGACTTTTTGGAAAAGTCTCTTTCTTCTAGAGCCTTTAGGtttctgtctcctctcttttGGAATATGGGAAAACGTTGTCTTCACATAGGCTTTTCATGAATGCTTTACTATGATCCGTGTGTTCTTTTATTACTCTTCAGAACTGTGTGTGGAAAAGGTGAAAAAGGCTGTAATCCTGACCTAGACCTGAGTGATCTACGTTATTTTGATAGAAAGCACCAACTTGACTCTAAGACGGGCAGTGCAGGAATTAGATGTGAACCATCCTGGAAGGCTAGCATTCACCCTTGCTGTGATTTTGGTCTCTGTAGTGTTAGACACACTTGCAAAGTTTATGACAGACGTGGACAAATCTTGGATCTAATACGTGGAGAAGCCATCTTAGACAGGTAGCCTTGTTTTTTCATCTTCTGTCTGCCCTGCATTTATAGTACTAggtgttaagttttttttttttttaataatttttattgtgctttaagtgaaagtttacaaatcgagtcagtctgtcacacataaaccTATAtccaccttactacatactcccatttactctccccctaatgagtcagcccgctccctacCTCCAGTCTTGCCTTTCGTGActtttttgccagtttctaaccctctctaccctcccatctcccctccagagaggacatgccaacacagtctcaagtttccaactgatacaagtagctcactcttcatcagcatctctctccaatccattgtccagtcccttccatgtctgatcagTTGTCGTCGGGAATGGTTCGTGCCCTGGGCCAATAgacggtttggggaccatgactgccgagattcttctagtctcagtcagaccattaagtctggtctttttatgagaatttggggtctgcatcccactgttctcctgctcccacatgggttccctgttgtgctccctgtcagggcagtcattggtcggccaggcaccatccatttcttctggtctcaggatgatcaaagtctctagttcatgtggccttttctgtctcttgggctcatagttatcgtgtgaccttggtgtttttcgttctcctttgatccacgtgggttgagaccaattgatgcatcttagatgaccgcttgttagcgtttaagaccccagacgccacacttcaaagtgggatgcagaatgttttcataatagaatttattttgccaattgacttagaagtccctttaagccatagtccgcaaacccccgcctttgctccactgaccttcgaagcattcagtttatcccggaaacttctttgcttttggtgcagtccagttgagctgaccttccctgtattgagtattgtccttccgttcacctaaagtagttcttatctactaactaatcagtaaataaccctgtcCCACACTCCCTCCCCCCCCGCCTCTTGTAACCaggaaagaatgtgttcttctcagtttatactgtttctcaagatcttagaatagtggtcttatacaatatttgtccttttgcatctaactaatttcactcagcataatgccttccaggttcatccatgttatgaaatgtttcacagattcgtcactgttctttatcgatgcgtagtattccattgtgtgaatataccataatttattttaccattcatctgttgatggacacgttggttgcttccagctttttgctgttgtaaacggagctgcaataaacatgggtgtgcatgtatctgttcgtgtaaaggctcttatttccctcttctgaggagtgggatttctgggttgtatggtagttctatttctaactttttaagaaaatgccagatagatttccaaagtggttgtacccatttacattcccaccagcactgtataagagttccaatctccctgcagcccctccaacatttatcattttgtgttttttggattaatgccagacttgttggagtaagatggaatctcattatagttttaatttgcatttttctaatggctaatgatcgagagcatttttctcatgtatctgttagctgcctgaataccttctttagtgaagtgtgtgttcatatcctttgcccactttttgattg
This window encodes:
- the LOC135228717 gene encoding proline-rich protein HaeIII subfamily 1-like, translating into MEKRAHSERPTAVNLGPAAHSERPPAGNLGPSARSERPPAGNLGPAAHSERPPAGNLGPSAHSERPTAGNRGPSAQSTQLRGTWALQPTQSAQLRGTGDLQPTQSAQLRGTGALQPRAPSCGERGSFSPLRAPNCGEPGPFSPEHPAAGNVGPSAHSESPTAGNRGPSAHSEHPAAGNVGPSAHSERPTEGNLGPAAHSERPTEGNLGPAAHSERPTAGNLRRGLACRSSGQRSFSGRHSGSVSGSRRPHPALTREEGLRPPQNRGSRGGGGACEHPPDPPGPSRSPRPAPPIPLARTRRTCDATGSPAASLTSEETLRLPPTARDPPTRLWPAPALSVSGRESQSAGTGGPAAVTWPQQPITK